The Coffea arabica cultivar ET-39 chromosome 8e, Coffea Arabica ET-39 HiFi, whole genome shotgun sequence genome window below encodes:
- the LOC113703989 gene encoding O-fucosyltransferase 29-like codes for MGVANKAWKYSGGVVVNSFGIFCNSSNNVNDKEKLKVQDQQQNWRLWFWPSNASTAASARRPKISWSVKVCGVMLFAVGLISLFTGHLASDLEWYSQRFGKRFPYHKELNGNGRTAIDIWKSKFSKFYYGCSERGRHFGPAIRERSSNGYLLIATSGGLNQQRTGITDAVVVARILNATLVVPELDHQSFWKDDSDFLNIFDVDWFISYLGKDITIVKRVPEKVMRSMEKPPYTMRVPRKSEPEYYLDQVLPILLRRRVVQLTKFDYRLANDLDEELQKLRCRVNYHALRFTKPIRNLGQKLVMRMRKMTKRFIAVHLRFEPDMLAFSGCYYGGGDKERYELGEIRKRWETLPELSPDEERTRGKCPLTPHEVGLMLRALGFRNDSYLYVASGEIYGGEETLRPLRELFPNFFTKEMLAGEELKPFLPFSSRLAAIDYIVCDESDVFVTNNNGNMAKILAGRRRYMGHKRTIRPNAKRLSALFKARDKMEWDTFAKKVKSCQRGFMGEPDEMKPGRGEFHEYPASCICQKPFNHSDVVKDEDGDWSLEDNSIASDAKSRYQTIRQGEGKSQELMKARIGEGPGSLAEESDHEDFLSD; via the exons ATGGGTGTGGCCAACAAGGCTTGGAAGTATAGTGGCGGAGTAGTAGTCAATAgttttggaattttttgtaataGTAGTAATAATGTTAATGATAAGGAGAAATTAAAGGTACAGGACCAGCAGCAGAATTGGAGATTGTGGTTCTGGCCATCAAATGCATCTACGGCGGCATCAGCAAGGCGGCCGAAGATCTCATGGTCTGTGAAGGTTTGTGGGGTAATGCTATTTGCTGTTGGGTTGATTTCACTCTTCACTGGACACTTGGCTTCTGATCTTGAATGGTACTCTCAGCGTTTTGGCAAGCGATTTCCCTATCATAAGGAGCTG AATGGCAATGGCCGTACAGCAATTGATATTTGGAAATCGAAGTTCTCAAAGTTCTACTATGGATGCAGTGAAAGAGGACGCCATTTTGGCC CTGCCATTCGTGAGCGATCTTCAAACGGCTATCTACTTATAGCAACTAGTGGAGGGCTCAACCAACAAAGAACTGGC ATAACTGACGCTGTAGTTGTTGCACGGATTCTTAATGCTACTTTAGTTGTACCAGAATTGGATCATCAATCTTTCTGGAAGGATGATAG TGACTTCTTAAACATTTTCGATGTTGACTGGTTCATCTCTTACCTTGGGAAGGACATAACTATTGTTAAAAGAGTTCCAGAAAAGGTAATGAGATCAATGGAGAAACCCCCATATACAATGCGTGTACCAAGAAAGTCAGAACCTGAATATTATCTTGACCAAGTACTGCCTATTCTCTTGAGGCGACGT GTTGTTCAGTTGACAAAGTTTGATTATAGGCTTGCTAATGACCTTGATGAAGAGCTACAGAAACTACGTTGCCGGGTAAATTATCATGCTCTAAGATTTACTAAACCCATAAGGAATTTGGGGCAGAAACTAGTGATGCGAATGCGGAAGATGACCAAACGTTTTATTGCAGTTCACTTGAG GTTTGAGCCTGATATGCTAGCCTTTTCTGGGTGTTACTATGGTGGAGGAGATAAAGAACGATACGAACTGGGGGAGATAAGGAAGCGATGGGAGACATTACCT GAGCTCAGCCCTGATGAGGAGCGCACCCGAGGGAAATGCCCACTTACCCCCCACGAAGTTGGTTTAATGCTCCGTGCACTTGGGTTCCGGAATGACTCCTACCTGTATGTCGCATCTGGTGAAATATATGGTGGAGAAGAAACCTTGCGACCCCTGAGAGAGCTCTTTCCAAACTTCTTCACCAAGGAGATGCTTGCTGGTGAAGAGTTGAAaccttttcttcccttttcttctcgtcTTGCTGCCATAGACTACATTGTTTGTGACGAAAGTGATGTATTTGTCACTAACAACAATGGAAACATGGCAAAGATCTTAGCTGGTCGAAG GAGGTATATGGGGCATAAGAGGACTATCAGGCCAAATGCCAAAAGGCTTAGTGCCTTATTCAAGGCACGAGATAAAATGGAGTGGGATACATTTGCCAAAAAGGTGAAATCATGCCAAAGAGGATTCATGGGAGAACCCGATGAGATGAAACCAGGACGGGGGGAGTTCCACGAATATCCAGCCTCTTGCATTTGCCAGAAACCATTCAACCACTCTGATGTTGTAAAGGATGAGGATGGAGATTGGTCTTTAGAGGATAATTCCATTGCTTCTGATGCAAAATCTAGGTATCAAACTATCAGGCAAGGTGAGGGTAAGTCTCAGGAGTTAATGAAAGCCAGAATAGGAGAAGGGCCAGGATCCCTAGCAGAAGAGAGTGACCATGAGGACTTTCTGTCTGACTAA